From a region of the Hippopotamus amphibius kiboko isolate mHipAmp2 chromosome 3, mHipAmp2.hap2, whole genome shotgun sequence genome:
- the LOC130848849 gene encoding glycine cleavage system H protein, mitochondrial-like has product MECAISAPNAPCPPRPWGLRAGAVRALRTGPALLSVRKFTDKHEWVTTENGVGTVGISNFAQEALGDVVYCSLPEVGTKLNKQEEFGALESVKAASELYSPLSGEVTEINEALAENPGLVNKSCYEDGWLIKMTLSNPSELDELMSEEAYENYIKSIEK; this is encoded by the exons atggagtgcgCCATCTCTGCGCCCAACGCGCCCTGCCCGCCGCGGCCCTGGGGACTGCGGGCCGGCGCCGTCCGGGCGCTGCGCACCGGCCCCGCTCTGCTCTCGG TGCGTAAATTCACAGACAAACATGAGTGGGTAACAACAGAAAACGGTGTTGGAACAGTGGGAATCAGCAATTTTGCACAGGAAGCTTTGGGAGATGTTGTTTACTGTAGTCTGCCTGAAGTTGGGACAAAATTGAACAAACAAGAGGAATTTGGTGCTTTGGAAAGTGTGAAAGCTGCTAGTGAACTCTATTCTCCTCTATCAGGAGAAGTAACTGAAATTAATGAAGCTCTAGCAGAAAATCCAGGACTTGTCAACAAATCTTGTTATGAAGATGGTTGGCTGATCAAGATGACACTCAGTAACCCTTCAGAACTAGATGAACTAATGAGTGAAGAAGCATATGAGAATTACATAAAATCTATTGAGAAGTGA